A single window of Pseudomonas lutea DNA harbors:
- a CDS encoding carbohydrate ABC transporter permease: protein MPKNKKPFPTLWNNTRAAFAFLAPATVALALIGIFPTVFALVNSFRQYNLARPKDATPFIGFDNYLNVLNDASFWAALGRTGLFLITVVPIQLALGLIIALMLHKPGLSGFKLLARMSLVIPLATAPAVAGLIGRLIFNRDFGVANALLTLVNAGPVEWLGDTTNAFIAVALMDIWQWTPFCALVLLAGLTMVPNEIEEAARLETRSRWQIVRYVQLPFLLPSATVILILRTADILKMFDTVFTMTRGGPGAATELVSVYIQRIGFRVFDQGVASAQAILMLILTIVLARLYIKFVYREI from the coding sequence ATGCCGAAGAACAAAAAACCGTTCCCGACCTTGTGGAACAACACCCGCGCGGCGTTTGCCTTTCTCGCGCCGGCCACCGTTGCACTGGCGCTGATCGGCATCTTTCCCACCGTGTTTGCGCTGGTCAACTCGTTCCGCCAGTACAACCTCGCCCGGCCCAAAGATGCGACGCCGTTCATTGGCTTCGACAACTACCTCAACGTGCTGAACGACGCTTCGTTCTGGGCGGCATTGGGTCGAACCGGGCTGTTCCTGATCACTGTGGTGCCGATCCAGCTGGCGCTGGGCCTGATCATCGCGCTGATGCTGCACAAGCCCGGGCTGTCAGGTTTCAAATTGCTGGCGCGCATGAGCCTGGTGATTCCCCTGGCCACAGCGCCCGCCGTCGCCGGGCTGATCGGCCGGCTGATCTTCAACCGCGATTTCGGCGTGGCCAACGCGTTGCTGACGCTGGTCAATGCCGGGCCCGTCGAATGGCTGGGCGACACCACCAACGCGTTCATCGCAGTGGCGTTGATGGACATCTGGCAGTGGACGCCCTTCTGCGCGCTGGTGTTGCTAGCCGGGCTGACCATGGTGCCCAATGAAATCGAAGAAGCCGCGCGCCTGGAAACCCGCAGTCGCTGGCAAATCGTGCGCTACGTGCAGCTGCCCTTCCTGCTGCCGAGCGCGACGGTGATCCTGATCCTGCGCACCGCCGACATCCTGAAGATGTTCGACACCGTGTTCACCATGACCCGTGGCGGGCCCGGCGCAGCCACCGAACTGGTCAGCGTGTACATCCAGCGCATCGGCTTTCGCGTGTTCGATCAGGGCGTGGCCTCGGCCCAAGCCA